A genome region from Micromonospora peucetia includes the following:
- a CDS encoding SseB family protein, whose translation MTEWEPATDAEAAMRDALRANDQQLYFRVLARTELLLPISAEALAGTAPVGWGTWSTGGRTHVLAFTSSSAVRACLGENESAVRRITYTDLADGWPNHEWWLAVNPGLPVEGYLPAWFVAQLSRGDVRLPGRTMGARARLERVETAARARAQAAGQDLPGGPDTGPTTGVARFDGTLRPEPTAVSSTGRASAPARPGLPAESSRTSVTPAFPPGQPDPRSGAPTAGGPAGFDAGSAPDRLPPPRSAPLTERPRGLPTPDAQPTPSTNGRPAGEAPERTNRSFFEPASGRAAAYRQEALRSGERAAPPPRLGSGSQPFPRRRPLVEPVPQEPTHPIPSAPTGGEPTRAFAVSDAEPTRAFAVSDAEPTRAFAVSDAEPTRAFAVSDGESTRAFAVPGAEATQVLPPRGPDEDATRDLRARAPEPGPSPTYGGRRPEQPEDATQALPHQRPTPEPVGAEPVADASGAEPVSAPPAPRRGYTPIVIEGTVIESRDLAGPPAAEPGSAADETVSLFEPVRRRRESVAASAVPADVAPAPAAPGVTPETGHPTAPVDPVWPGEPAATGEVPVPADPAWSGEEPTLADPAWSGAPMGQREPASVAVPGAAPAPDGAAREETAPAATASTDAGDSDVEPIAPTEDHGSVADVPTTEAEIGRVVGDLSPDAGPAGFQPANEVEENLLDAAGAGSTDTFLSTLLLARVLLPVAAESAPGSRPGEPGFVWRTEELDGETFVVVHTSPERLADHTDATVETIEVRFVQLIRRWPDECWSFAVNPGTPVGAKLPGEQIVGLANWAAEVGLGDDAETELPAAEEPVSRPRYDPPAPDPARPTVMQKAVAPSQLAYYLERGYDRVSGFVHRAGELAHLTSPAELHDALGLGYPDSPFARDAGDIYVLRWPAHRPSLYRIPYGGQNEAAMRAMEGWVIERPPFRGNGFAPGESSDVVAEFKVDSARLPHGAQLWRIGADGTERVVAILDTDALRWRQVGEQ comes from the coding sequence GTGACCGAGTGGGAGCCGGCCACCGACGCCGAAGCGGCGATGCGGGACGCGCTGCGCGCCAACGACCAACAGCTCTACTTCCGCGTCCTGGCCCGGACCGAGCTGTTGCTGCCGATCTCCGCCGAGGCGCTCGCGGGGACGGCACCGGTGGGCTGGGGCACCTGGAGCACCGGTGGCCGCACCCACGTGCTGGCGTTCACCTCCAGCTCCGCCGTCCGCGCCTGCCTCGGCGAGAACGAGAGCGCCGTCCGGCGCATCACGTACACCGACCTGGCCGACGGCTGGCCCAACCACGAGTGGTGGCTGGCGGTGAACCCCGGCCTGCCCGTCGAGGGCTACCTGCCGGCCTGGTTCGTCGCCCAGCTCTCCCGGGGCGACGTCCGGCTGCCCGGCCGCACCATGGGGGCGCGGGCGCGGTTGGAGCGGGTGGAGACGGCCGCCAGGGCGCGGGCCCAGGCTGCCGGTCAGGACCTGCCGGGCGGGCCGGACACCGGGCCGACCACCGGCGTGGCCCGGTTTGACGGCACGCTCCGGCCCGAGCCCACGGCCGTGTCGTCCACCGGCCGTGCCTCCGCACCCGCCCGACCCGGGCTGCCGGCGGAGTCGTCCCGCACGTCCGTCACGCCGGCGTTCCCGCCGGGCCAGCCGGATCCGCGCAGCGGCGCTCCGACGGCTGGCGGCCCTGCGGGGTTCGACGCCGGGTCGGCACCCGACCGGCTTCCGCCGCCGCGTTCCGCGCCGCTGACCGAGCGACCGAGGGGCCTGCCGACGCCCGACGCCCAGCCCACGCCGTCGACCAACGGCCGCCCCGCCGGGGAGGCCCCGGAGCGGACGAACCGGTCGTTCTTCGAACCGGCGTCCGGTCGTGCGGCGGCCTATCGGCAGGAGGCGCTGCGCTCCGGCGAGCGGGCCGCTCCGCCGCCCCGCCTCGGGTCCGGCAGTCAGCCGTTCCCCCGCCGCCGGCCGCTCGTGGAACCAGTGCCGCAGGAGCCGACCCACCCGATCCCGAGCGCCCCGACCGGCGGGGAGCCGACTCGGGCTTTCGCGGTGTCCGACGCGGAACCGACCCGTGCGTTCGCGGTGTCCGACGCGGAGCCGACTCGGGCTTTCGCGGTGTCCGACGCGGAGCCGACTCGGGCTTTCGCGGTGTCCGACGGGGAATCGACCCGGGCGTTCGCGGTGCCCGGCGCGGAGGCCACCCAGGTGTTGCCGCCGCGTGGGCCCGACGAGGACGCCACCCGGGACCTTCGGGCCCGCGCCCCGGAGCCCGGGCCGTCACCAACGTACGGCGGGCGTCGACCGGAGCAGCCCGAGGACGCCACCCAGGCGCTGCCACACCAGCGGCCCACCCCCGAGCCGGTCGGTGCCGAACCGGTGGCGGACGCCTCGGGTGCGGAGCCGGTGTCCGCGCCTCCCGCCCCCCGGCGCGGATACACGCCGATCGTCATCGAGGGCACCGTCATAGAGTCGCGGGACCTCGCCGGGCCGCCCGCCGCCGAGCCCGGTTCGGCAGCCGACGAGACCGTCTCGCTGTTCGAGCCGGTCCGGCGTCGGCGGGAGTCGGTGGCCGCGTCGGCCGTCCCGGCCGATGTCGCGCCCGCGCCGGCCGCGCCCGGCGTCACGCCCGAGACCGGACACCCGACCGCGCCCGTCGACCCGGTGTGGCCCGGCGAGCCGGCGGCGACCGGAGAGGTGCCCGTTCCCGCCGATCCGGCGTGGTCCGGGGAGGAGCCCACCCTCGCCGACCCGGCGTGGTCCGGTGCCCCGATGGGGCAGCGGGAGCCGGCGAGCGTCGCCGTGCCCGGGGCCGCGCCGGCGCCGGATGGTGCGGCCCGGGAGGAGACCGCGCCAGCGGCGACGGCGTCGACCGATGCCGGCGACTCCGATGTCGAGCCGATCGCGCCGACGGAGGACCACGGGTCGGTCGCCGACGTACCGACGACGGAGGCCGAGATCGGGCGGGTCGTCGGGGACCTGTCGCCCGATGCCGGGCCGGCCGGCTTCCAGCCGGCCAACGAGGTCGAGGAGAATCTGCTGGATGCCGCCGGCGCCGGCAGCACCGACACCTTTCTGTCCACCCTGCTGCTGGCCCGCGTGCTGTTGCCGGTGGCGGCCGAATCCGCGCCGGGCAGCCGGCCCGGCGAGCCCGGCTTCGTCTGGCGTACGGAGGAACTGGACGGCGAGACGTTCGTCGTGGTGCACACCTCGCCGGAGCGGCTCGCCGACCACACCGACGCGACGGTCGAGACCATCGAGGTCAGGTTCGTCCAGCTGATCCGTCGCTGGCCGGACGAGTGCTGGTCGTTCGCGGTCAACCCGGGCACTCCGGTCGGGGCGAAGCTGCCCGGCGAGCAGATCGTCGGGCTGGCCAACTGGGCGGCCGAGGTGGGGCTCGGTGACGACGCCGAGACCGAGCTGCCCGCCGCCGAGGAACCGGTCAGCCGCCCCCGCTACGACCCACCCGCGCCCGACCCCGCACGGCCGACCGTGATGCAGAAGGCGGTCGCCCCCAGCCAGCTCGCGTACTACCTGGAACGGGGCTACGACCGGGTCTCCGGCTTCGTGCACCGGGCCGGCGAGCTGGCCCACCTCACCAGCCCGGCCGAGCTGCACGACGCGCTCGGCCTGGGCTACCCGGACTCCCCCTTCGCACGCGACGCCGGGGACATCTACGTGCTGCGCTGGCCGGCACACCGGCCCAGCCTCTACCGGATCCCGTACGGCGGGCAGAACGAGGCCGCCATGCGGGCCATGGAGGGCTGGGTCATCGAGCGCCCGCCGTTCCGGGGCAACGGGTTCGCGCCGGGTGAGAGCAGCGACGTGGTGGCGGAGTTCAAGGTGGACAGCGCCCGGCTGCCGCACGGCGCGCAGCTGTGGCGGATCGGCGCGGACGGCACCGAGCGGGTGGTCGCCATTCTCGACACGGACGCGCTGCGGTGGCGACAGGTCGGTGAGCAGTGA
- a CDS encoding alpha/beta fold hydrolase: protein MTEQRGGPVDESCVLTEGPWTHRFVGANGSRFHVVEAGTGPMVLFLHGFPEHWWAWHEMLPAVADAGFRAVAVDLRGYGASDKPPRGYDGYTLAADVAGLIRGLGERSATVVGTGIGGMIAWTVASFHPSLVRRLVVLGAPHPLRLRAAIFADPRGQFAAATPTLKFQLPRYEHVLTRDDAAAVDEMLRRWGGPRWIGGPGFEAYAQRCREAMLIPQAAFCALEGYRWAFRSVLRLHGYRFVRLMQKPLITPTLQLHGALDEASLPRTAQGSGRYVVAPYEWRLLDGIGHFPHVEAGDVVLGEILRWAKS, encoded by the coding sequence ATGACCGAGCAGCGTGGCGGGCCCGTCGACGAGTCCTGCGTCCTCACCGAGGGGCCGTGGACGCACCGGTTCGTCGGCGCCAACGGCAGCCGCTTCCACGTCGTGGAGGCCGGCACCGGCCCGATGGTGCTCTTCCTGCACGGCTTCCCGGAGCACTGGTGGGCCTGGCACGAGATGCTGCCGGCGGTCGCCGACGCCGGTTTCCGGGCCGTCGCGGTCGACCTGCGCGGCTACGGCGCCAGCGACAAACCGCCCCGGGGGTACGACGGCTACACGCTCGCCGCCGACGTCGCCGGGCTGATCCGGGGCCTCGGCGAACGGTCCGCCACCGTGGTGGGCACCGGCATCGGCGGCATGATCGCGTGGACGGTGGCGTCGTTCCACCCGTCGCTGGTCCGCCGGCTGGTGGTGCTCGGCGCTCCCCACCCGCTCCGGCTCCGGGCCGCCATCTTCGCCGATCCGCGCGGCCAGTTCGCCGCCGCCACGCCCACCCTGAAGTTCCAGCTGCCCCGCTACGAGCACGTGCTGACCCGCGACGACGCGGCGGCCGTCGACGAGATGCTGCGCCGCTGGGGCGGGCCGCGCTGGATCGGCGGTCCGGGCTTCGAGGCGTACGCGCAGCGGTGCCGGGAGGCCATGCTCATCCCGCAGGCGGCGTTCTGCGCCCTGGAGGGCTACCGCTGGGCGTTCCGCTCGGTGCTCCGCCTGCACGGCTACCGCTTCGTCCGGCTGATGCAGAAGCCGCTCATCACGCCCACCCTCCAGTTGCACGGCGCGCTGGACGAGGCATCCCTGCCGCGTACCGCCCAGGGCTCCGGCCGGTACGTGGTGGCGCCCTACGAGTGGCGGCTCCTGGACGGCATCGGGCACTTCCCGCACGTGGAGGCCGGCGACGTGGTGCTGGGCGAGATCCTGCGCTGGGCGAAGTCCTGA